The following proteins are encoded in a genomic region of Chryseobacterium cucumeris:
- a CDS encoding transposase: protein MNFKEIPIGTLIEKEVAESGIELSRICSFMKCTEQEIKGMYKSSSIETENLLKWSKLLEYDFFRLYSQHLILYAPSIAGKSIENRQNKKPGLPQFRKNIYTREIIDFILRQIESGEMSKAAVIEHYKIPKTTLYKWIYKYKSEIN from the coding sequence ATGAATTTTAAAGAGATTCCAATAGGGACATTGATTGAAAAAGAAGTTGCAGAAAGCGGGATAGAACTATCCCGTATCTGTAGCTTTATGAAATGTACTGAACAGGAAATAAAAGGAATGTACAAATCTTCAAGTATAGAAACAGAAAATCTGTTGAAATGGAGTAAATTATTAGAATATGATTTTTTCAGGCTGTATTCTCAGCATTTGATATTGTATGCCCCATCAATAGCAGGTAAAAGCATAGAAAATAGACAGAATAAAAAGCCAGGCTTACCTCAGTTTCGTAAAAATATTTACACAAGGGAAATCATTGATTTTATTCTGAGACAGATAGAATCAGGAGAAATGTCAAAGGCTGCAGTAATAGAGCATTATAAAATTCCTAAAACAACTTTGTATAAATGGATATATAAGTATAAAAGCGAAATAAATTAA
- a CDS encoding caspase domain-containing protein has protein sequence MNAGQTYILVIAVENYHESKNFDRVDFAEKDARDFIDAFQKLNSEDKFVFTELINERATLSNILQETKKVSKLAQKDDRIIIYFAGHGFYEDDENLLAPVDARKTAKKDTCASVGVILGYLKKSESTQKILFFDCCHSGFEGGGIRSAADSFEIDELIYQFRQEQYIVGFASCQNHQTSSSNAGLRNGIWTHFLIKALTGEATGIYEKHLLFSDKLQDYLNKTTSEFAKLNTVKKLDQTPVKFGTETSRFIIANLNPIFNAQAKKAENTDIALLKVSLLGEEIDAVKKLPGFQSGSHKVPKYIGHATRNFVRGIAAELIKEDISDLSKKIRDNIEYKRADIRATADSGGGSIETPHFDYSITVEQSEDEPSEYILIRRLENLTDPNLASSTALSKIFSRHFDKLSFETEKEININDLIDRIEDLNDSAIKVYYDDADLSSCQIKIKGLEYEIFVDPSSIKITYPYHTNPSNLVSAFQETRTALQHNPELKLLE, from the coding sequence ATGAATGCAGGGCAAACTTATATACTTGTTATAGCGGTTGAAAATTATCATGAAAGTAAAAACTTTGACAGAGTTGATTTCGCTGAAAAAGATGCAAGAGATTTTATAGATGCTTTTCAAAAGTTAAATTCAGAAGATAAATTCGTCTTCACAGAACTCATTAATGAAAGAGCAACTTTAAGCAATATTCTTCAAGAGACAAAAAAGGTAAGTAAACTAGCGCAGAAAGACGATCGAATTATAATCTATTTTGCAGGACATGGGTTTTATGAAGATGATGAAAATCTTCTTGCCCCTGTTGATGCAAGAAAAACTGCTAAAAAAGATACTTGTGCCTCGGTTGGAGTTATTTTGGGGTATTTGAAAAAATCTGAATCAACTCAGAAAATATTATTTTTTGACTGCTGTCACAGTGGCTTCGAAGGAGGAGGTATTCGTTCGGCTGCTGATAGTTTTGAAATAGATGAACTTATTTATCAATTTAGACAAGAACAATACATTGTCGGATTTGCAAGCTGTCAGAATCACCAGACTTCTTCCTCTAATGCCGGTTTAAGGAATGGCATTTGGACACATTTTTTAATTAAAGCGTTGACAGGGGAAGCTACAGGTATTTACGAAAAACACTTATTATTCAGTGACAAATTACAAGATTATCTTAATAAAACAACATCAGAGTTTGCGAAATTAAACACGGTGAAAAAATTAGATCAGACACCTGTAAAATTTGGAACAGAAACAAGCAGATTTATCATCGCAAACCTTAATCCTATTTTTAATGCACAGGCAAAAAAAGCAGAAAATACCGACATTGCTTTATTGAAAGTTTCTTTATTGGGCGAGGAGATTGATGCGGTAAAAAAATTACCGGGATTTCAGAGTGGAAGCCATAAAGTTCCAAAATATATCGGACATGCAACAAGAAATTTTGTTAGGGGAATTGCGGCGGAATTAATAAAAGAAGACATAAGTGATTTAAGTAAAAAGATCCGAGATAACATTGAATACAAAAGAGCTGATATCAGAGCTACTGCAGATAGTGGTGGCGGATCTATCGAAACCCCGCATTTTGATTATAGTATTACTGTTGAGCAGTCAGAAGATGAACCAAGTGAATATATTCTAATCAGAAGACTTGAGAATTTAACCGACCCGAATCTTGCATCAAGTACAGCCCTAAGTAAAATTTTCAGTAGGCACTTTGATAAACTATCCTTTGAAACTGAGAAAGAGATCAATATAAATGATTTAATTGATAGAATTGAAGATCTAAATGATTCTGCAATTAAAGTATATTATGACGATGCAGATCTAAGCTCGTGTCAAATAAAAATCAAAGGTTTAGAATACGAAATATTTGTTGATCCTTCTTCCATAAAAATTACTTATCCCTACCATACCAATCCTAGTAATCTCGTATCAGCCTTCCAGGAAACCCGTACAGCTTTACAGCACAATCCTGAATTAAAACTCTTAGAATAA
- a CDS encoding peptidoglycan-binding protein LysM, with protein sequence MTKLITITALTFGAIIFGTNNVQAQNTTATTTVNITLNDVISIDAGSTAIGNTVDFNYVTAADYNSDQTITKANSLKVTSTKNFNVKVKAGGANFMNGTNLIPVNVLTIKAATAAGTMGGTKNTVVLSATDQNLVTNAPLGSALTLNLDYTIPAAKSSSSDILGKPAGTYTQTVTYTATAL encoded by the coding sequence ATGACAAAACTAATTACAATCACAGCCTTAACTTTTGGAGCAATCATATTTGGAACTAATAATGTTCAAGCTCAAAATACAACCGCAACTACAACCGTAAACATCACCCTGAACGATGTGATCTCTATCGATGCAGGAAGTACAGCCATTGGTAATACGGTAGATTTTAACTATGTTACTGCAGCAGACTATAACTCTGATCAGACAATTACTAAAGCCAACTCTTTAAAAGTTACTTCCACAAAGAACTTTAACGTTAAAGTAAAAGCAGGAGGCGCTAATTTTATGAATGGAACCAACTTAATTCCTGTCAATGTTCTGACGATCAAAGCAGCTACAGCAGCCGGAACAATGGGTGGAACAAAAAATACTGTAGTTTTATCTGCAACGGATCAGAATTTAGTTACCAACGCTCCTCTTGGAAGTGCCTTAACATTGAACCTGGACTATACTATTCCAGCGGCAAAATCATCATCTTCTGATATTTTAGGTAAGCCGGCCGGAACTTATACGCAGACAGTAACGTATACTGCAACAGCTTTATAA
- a CDS encoding DUF2971 domain-containing protein produces MEYLEGIPDILYKYRDWRDEYHKKVITENELFLASRQRFNDPFDSSIPYRYNDDELTPANVFLKIREIEKKLYPHLSESEIINRCYEIQKTDRFMTGEYWKDNYDEYLAEVDARFGILSLTTNRNNLLMWSHYSNSHKGYCIGFDKKILFELLGGSLGRINYTKEMPFIPLFDESGIGAKTILFAKSSEWEYEDEYRITKHFEADTVHEFPNEAVKEIILGLKLTEEEKDEILSIARSKYSQAKFYESTMNLSEFKLDIIPIL; encoded by the coding sequence ATGGAATACTTAGAAGGCATTCCTGACATTCTGTACAAGTACAGAGATTGGAGGGACGAGTATCATAAGAAAGTGATTACTGAAAATGAATTATTCTTAGCATCCAGGCAAAGGTTCAACGATCCTTTCGACTCTTCAATACCATACAGATACAACGACGATGAGTTAACTCCTGCAAATGTTTTCCTGAAGATCAGGGAAATAGAAAAAAAGTTATACCCCCACCTGTCAGAAAGCGAAATAATAAATCGTTGTTACGAAATTCAAAAAACCGACAGATTTATGACTGGCGAATATTGGAAAGATAATTATGACGAATACCTTGCCGAAGTTGATGCAAGATTTGGAATTCTAAGCCTGACTACGAATCGTAATAATTTATTAATGTGGTCGCATTATTCAAATTCTCATAAAGGCTATTGTATTGGTTTTGATAAAAAGATACTGTTCGAATTACTTGGAGGATCACTGGGAAGAATCAATTATACAAAAGAAATGCCTTTCATTCCGTTGTTTGATGAGAGCGGGATTGGTGCAAAGACCATTTTATTTGCAAAATCAAGCGAATGGGAATATGAGGATGAATACCGAATCACAAAACATTTTGAAGCAGATACAGTTCACGAATTTCCCAATGAGGCTGTTAAAGAAATCATTTTAGGCTTAAAATTAACAGAAGAGGAAAAAGATGAAATACTTAGCATAGCCCGCAGCAAATATTCTCAGGCCAAGTTTTACGAGTCTACTATGAATTTGTCTGAATTTAAATTAGACATCATTCCTATACTTTAA
- a CDS encoding sensor histidine kinase, with the protein MNDFINELQLKIERLENEINFKNGLISILSHDSKELFGTFLWLIEELEQKTISEEDFFKLLPQIKRDARKNLQTIQDSITWLKTQYGEFKIKPVTIMVMDLFHYLEEKYTVKLKEKNVKFYFKGDHNAFLTSDRLLLEYVLDKIFNNAVKYSLPGQDIYFQAVTEGDQVVLSVIDSGTGINEKYLSGIYNYDNPIFLGTAGEKGVGLSLKIVKKFISLLHGNIQIISAKNKGTTVSLFLRKFIE; encoded by the coding sequence ATGAATGATTTTATCAACGAACTACAATTAAAAATCGAAAGACTTGAAAACGAAATTAATTTCAAGAACGGACTGATTTCGATATTGTCTCATGACTCAAAAGAACTGTTTGGAACCTTTCTTTGGCTTATCGAAGAGCTGGAGCAAAAGACTATAAGTGAGGAAGATTTTTTTAAGTTATTGCCGCAGATAAAACGTGATGCCCGGAAGAATCTGCAAACGATTCAGGACAGCATTACCTGGCTAAAAACACAATACGGGGAATTTAAGATTAAACCCGTTACAATCATGGTGATGGACCTCTTTCACTATTTAGAAGAAAAATACACTGTTAAATTAAAAGAAAAAAACGTTAAATTTTATTTTAAAGGAGATCACAATGCATTTCTTACAAGCGATCGCCTGTTGCTCGAATATGTTTTGGATAAAATTTTTAACAACGCGGTAAAATACTCCTTGCCGGGTCAGGATATTTATTTTCAGGCTGTTACAGAAGGTGATCAGGTTGTACTTTCTGTAATTGATTCCGGAACCGGAATAAATGAAAAGTATTTATCGGGGATCTACAATTATGATAATCCCATATTTCTGGGAACTGCAGGCGAGAAAGGAGTTGGATTAAGTTTGAAAATTGTAAAAAAATTTATATCCTTGCTGCATGGAAACATCCAGATCATTTCCGCTAAAAATAAAGGTACTACGGTTTCTCTTTTTTTACGTAAATTTATAGAATGA
- a CDS encoding WxL protein peptidoglycan domain-containing protein, protein MHKFIPLFIFFILTGSSSLLAQSISMSPTRLFFTGNPGEKVTKTVTLQNSSDKDYVFNLNSKDWFREEDGNKVYLEAGSSKTSNASWVSTLENTVTVPAKSTKEIAVTMQIPANASQSAVTNSMLFFTQLPQQADKARVQNGIGIITLFEVGLHIFYTPPGNHVKSLDITNIAEVSNENAANRKVAVSIHNDGNTINDATVEFELTNTDSGKEIKLPAISISMLPDTNQVVQFSLPENISGNFLGVVIVKMAESNDLRVGEKNFKF, encoded by the coding sequence ATGCACAAATTCATTCCCCTTTTCATTTTCTTTATCCTTACAGGATCTTCTTCACTTCTGGCACAAAGTATTTCTATGTCGCCTACACGTTTGTTTTTTACCGGCAATCCGGGAGAAAAAGTAACAAAGACAGTCACGCTTCAGAACAGCTCGGATAAGGATTATGTCTTTAATCTCAACTCTAAAGACTGGTTCAGAGAAGAAGACGGAAATAAGGTTTATCTTGAAGCAGGCAGTTCAAAAACGTCTAATGCTTCCTGGGTATCTACCTTAGAAAACACTGTAACAGTTCCTGCGAAAAGTACAAAGGAGATTGCAGTAACCATGCAGATTCCTGCAAACGCATCACAATCTGCCGTTACGAACAGTATGTTGTTTTTTACCCAGCTTCCTCAGCAGGCAGATAAGGCACGTGTTCAGAACGGTATTGGTATTATCACCTTATTTGAGGTGGGACTTCACATCTTTTATACTCCACCGGGAAACCATGTAAAAAGTCTGGATATTACCAATATTGCAGAAGTGAGCAATGAGAATGCAGCGAACAGAAAAGTCGCAGTAAGCATTCACAATGATGGAAACACCATTAATGATGCTACCGTTGAGTTTGAACTCACCAACACAGACAGTGGCAAAGAAATAAAATTACCCGCAATTTCAATCTCCATGCTTCCGGATACCAATCAGGTCGTTCAGTTTTCTTTACCGGAGAACATTTCAGGGAACTTTCTTGGCGTGGTTATCGTCAAAATGGCAGAATCCAATGATTTACGTGTAGGAGAAAAAAACTTTAAATTTTAA
- a CDS encoding helix-turn-helix domain-containing protein, whose product MEKIVPDYKRIYNDIIVKEFPEKRDSCQRLLEKESLSVMDIMELNEKIFGIPDKETFAASQKHRSFMKKDILKMLDYQKKNKLNNTQLAIHFKLSPNTVTKWKKSFLI is encoded by the coding sequence ATGGAAAAAATAGTTCCCGATTATAAAAGAATTTATAATGACATCATCGTAAAAGAGTTTCCGGAAAAAAGAGATTCCTGTCAACGATTATTAGAGAAAGAAAGTTTATCCGTTATGGATATTATGGAACTTAATGAAAAAATTTTTGGGATTCCGGATAAGGAAACTTTTGCTGCCAGTCAGAAGCATCGTTCATTTATGAAAAAGGATATACTTAAAATGCTTGATTATCAGAAAAAAAATAAACTTAATAACACTCAACTCGCCATTCACTTTAAATTAAGCCCAAACACAGTAACCAAATGGAAAAAGAGTTTTTTAATATAA
- a CDS encoding peptidoglycan-binding protein LysM produces the protein MTKLITITALTFGAILFGTNNVQAQNTTATTTVNITLNDVISIDAGSTAIGNTVDFNYVTAADYNSDQTITKANSLKVTSTKNFNVKVKAGGANFMNGTNLIPVNVLTIKAATAAGTMGGTKNTVVLSATDQNLVTNAPLGSALTLNLDYTIPAAKSSSSDILGKPAGTYTQTVTYTATAL, from the coding sequence ATGACAAAACTAATTACAATCACAGCCTTAACTTTTGGAGCAATCCTATTTGGAACTAATAATGTTCAAGCTCAAAATACAACCGCAACTACAACCGTAAACATCACCCTGAACGATGTGATCTCTATCGATGCAGGAAGTACAGCCATTGGTAATACGGTAGATTTTAACTATGTTACTGCAGCAGACTACAACTCTGATCAGACAATTACTAAAGCGAACTCTTTAAAAGTTACTTCCACAAAGAACTTTAACGTTAAAGTAAAAGCAGGAGGCGCTAATTTTATGAATGGAACCAACTTAATTCCTGTCAATGTTCTGACGATCAAAGCCGCTACAGCAGCCGGAACAATGGGTGGAACAAAAAATACTGTAGTTTTATCTGCAACGGATCAGAATTTAGTTACCAACGCTCCTCTTGGAAGTGCCTTAACATTGAACCTGGACTATACTATTCCAGCGGCAAAATCATCATCTTCTGATATTTTAGGTAAGCCGGCCGGAACTTATACGCAAACAGTAACTTATACCGCGACGGCTTTATAA
- a CDS encoding terpene synthase family protein — MKPEEYHSKDYLPRGYYPWPDLISPHAEQMGKDMEGWIDNDYTFLTEKQREKYKKMRLHMCTARMWPDLTYEQSIPCNRFMLQYVALDDQVEHSSPKEMEQMRNRCTAILRGEQPKPEENALYQHIALIRDEFRALMPAIWVERFIHYFYQSFRYGIELEYPYKKAERPPSLHLFKTIREYSVLMRPYLIFGEIESGLVLPEHIFEHIVFQKMISHMTLTVAWQNDIHSLPKEMAKGTEVFNLVFVLQQQYNLSLAEACSETFRIHNEEMAGFMTLHSEYREFGEYQEHVDQFVYYAGVGLQGVNTFYLETERYLHGGAGFAWPEKIVNEKDLL, encoded by the coding sequence ATGAAACCCGAAGAATATCATTCAAAAGATTACCTACCACGCGGCTATTATCCATGGCCGGACCTTATCAGCCCGCATGCTGAACAAATGGGAAAAGATATGGAAGGATGGATTGATAACGACTATACTTTCCTGACAGAAAAACAACGTGAAAAATACAAGAAAATGAGGTTACATATGTGTACTGCGCGTATGTGGCCAGACCTCACTTATGAGCAAAGTATCCCTTGCAATAGATTCATGCTGCAATATGTTGCGCTCGACGATCAGGTAGAACACTCATCTCCCAAGGAAATGGAACAAATGAGGAATCGATGTACAGCAATTCTCAGAGGAGAGCAGCCAAAACCCGAAGAAAATGCACTTTATCAACACATAGCATTAATAAGGGACGAATTCCGTGCATTAATGCCTGCGATATGGGTAGAACGTTTCATACATTATTTTTATCAATCGTTCCGGTATGGAATTGAGCTCGAATATCCTTACAAGAAGGCTGAACGGCCACCATCACTCCATCTTTTCAAAACCATCCGCGAATATTCAGTTCTTATGCGGCCGTATCTGATTTTTGGTGAGATAGAGTCAGGTCTCGTTTTACCTGAACATATATTTGAACACATTGTTTTTCAGAAAATGATATCTCATATGACCTTAACTGTGGCATGGCAGAACGATATTCATTCTCTGCCTAAAGAAATGGCGAAAGGAACTGAGGTTTTTAATCTCGTTTTTGTTTTACAGCAACAATACAATCTTTCATTGGCAGAAGCCTGTTCAGAAACTTTTCGTATTCACAACGAAGAAATGGCAGGTTTCATGACTTTACACAGCGAATACCGTGAGTTTGGAGAATATCAGGAACACGTAGACCAATTCGTTTATTATGCAGGAGTGGGACTACAGGGAGTGAATACTTTTTACCTCGAAACGGAAAGATATCTGCACGGAGGAGCAGGCTTTGCCTGGCCGGAAAAAATTGTAAATGAAAAAGATCTTCTTTAA
- a CDS encoding peptidoglycan-binding protein LysM, with protein MKKQIVITALTFGAMILGTNNVQAQNTTATTTVNITLNDVISIDAGSTAIGNTVDFNYVTAADYNSDQTITKANSLKVTSTKNFNVKVKAGGANFMNGTNLIPVNVLTIKAATAAGTMGGTKNTVVLSATDQNLVTNAPLGSALTLNLDYTIPAAKSSSSDILGKPAGTYTQTVTYTATAL; from the coding sequence ATGAAAAAGCAAATCGTAATCACAGCCTTAACTTTTGGAGCAATGATACTGGGAACTAATAATGTTCAAGCTCAGAATACAACCGCAACTACAACCGTAAACATCACCCTGAACGATGTGATCTCTATCGACGCAGGAAGTACAGCCATTGGTAATACGGTAGATTTTAACTATGTTACTGCAGCAGACTATAACTCTGATCAGACAATTACTAAAGCCAACTCTTTAAAAGTTACTTCCACAAAGAATTTTAATGTTAAAGTAAAAGCAGGAGGGGCTAATTTTATGAATGGAACGAATTTAATCCCTGTCAATGTTCTGACAATCAAAGCCGCTACAGCTGCCGGAACCATGGGCGGAACAAAAAATACTGTAGTTTTATCTGCAACGGATCAGAATTTAGTTACCAACGCTCCTCTTGGAAGTGCCTTAACATTGAATCTGGATTACACTATTCCAGCGGCAAAATCATCATCTTCTGATATTTTAGGTAAGCCGGCCGGAACTTATACTCAAACAGTAACTTATACCGCGACGGCTTTATAA
- a CDS encoding peptidoglycan-binding protein LysM, whose product MTRLITITAITLGAILFGTNNVQAQNTTATTAVNITLNDVISIDAGSTAIGGIVSFNYVTAADYNSDQTITKANSLKVTSTKNFNVKVKAGGPNFVNGSNSIPVDVLTIKAAEASGSMGGTKNDVVLSPGERTLVSNAPLGSALTLNLDYTIPAAKSSSSDILGKPAGTYIQTVTYTATAL is encoded by the coding sequence ATGACAAGACTAATCACAATCACAGCCATAACTTTGGGAGCAATCCTATTTGGAACTAACAATGTGCAAGCTCAAAATACAACCGCAACCACAGCTGTAAACATTACCCTGAATGATGTCATCTCTATCGATGCAGGAAGTACAGCAATTGGTGGTATAGTTTCCTTTAACTATGTTACTGCAGCAGACTATAACTCTGATCAGACAATTACCAAAGCGAACTCTTTAAAAGTTACTTCCACAAAGAACTTTAATGTAAAGGTAAAAGCAGGGGGACCGAATTTCGTCAATGGTTCAAACTCAATCCCAGTGGATGTTTTGACAATCAAAGCTGCAGAAGCTTCCGGAAGTATGGGCGGAACAAAAAACGACGTGGTTTTATCCCCAGGAGAAAGAACTTTAGTATCCAATGCTCCTCTCGGAAGTGCCTTAACACTGAATCTGGACTACACCATCCCGGCAGCAAAATCATCATCTTCAGATATTTTAGGTAAACCGGCCGGAACTTATATACAAACAGTAACGTATACCGCGACTGCTTTATAA
- a CDS encoding peptidoglycan-binding protein LysM produces MKKQIFIVALSLGTTALGTHRVMAQHSEHVSTSVNIILSDVIAMDIGSAASEGAVDFNYGNTKDYNSSKNVTVPNSLVIISSKNFDVKVKSEGAHFVSGANVIPVDILQVKAIPGGSMVGTLNEVTLSPNDQVLVSNAGLGTKQSLNIAYSISAENASKVLLGKPQGTYTQKITYTATAL; encoded by the coding sequence ATGAAAAAGCAAATCTTTATCGTTGCGTTGTCTCTGGGAACAACCGCCTTAGGAACCCACCGGGTTATGGCACAACATTCAGAGCATGTGAGTACATCAGTCAATATTATTTTATCAGATGTTATTGCAATGGATATTGGCTCTGCTGCTTCAGAAGGCGCTGTAGATTTTAATTATGGGAACACAAAAGATTATAATTCATCAAAAAATGTGACCGTTCCCAATAGTTTAGTCATTATTTCCTCTAAAAATTTTGATGTAAAAGTAAAATCTGAAGGTGCACACTTTGTAAGTGGCGCAAATGTCATTCCTGTAGATATATTACAGGTAAAAGCAATACCAGGCGGAAGTATGGTGGGAACCCTGAATGAGGTCACTTTATCTCCAAATGATCAGGTGCTGGTGAGTAATGCAGGTTTAGGTACCAAACAGTCTTTAAATATTGCTTACTCTATTTCTGCGGAAAATGCATCCAAGGTACTTTTAGGAAAACCACAGGGAACTTACACACAAAAAATAACTTATACTGCCACTGCATTGTAA
- a CDS encoding response regulator transcription factor: MMGSKVNIRIVVADDHGIVRMGLIQTIKRFRPDAIISEVEDYKSLYKLILKEEFDLAIMDVNMPNGTVQEAIDYIKLHQPELKILIFSSQDEELYGMRYLKMGAGGYLSKLSSTEVIETALAAMLSKGRYVSDNIKEAIFLESLNGTTKKSPFEALSDRELQIANKLAEGLPLKEISNQLNLHSSTISTYKNRLFEKLKIRSLPELVDILRLYNQ, from the coding sequence ATGATGGGTTCAAAAGTAAACATTCGCATTGTTGTAGCAGACGATCATGGTATCGTCCGGATGGGTTTGATACAAACAATCAAACGATTCAGACCCGATGCCATAATTTCAGAAGTAGAGGATTATAAATCACTGTACAAATTGATTCTGAAAGAAGAATTCGATCTGGCCATCATGGACGTTAATATGCCCAATGGCACTGTTCAGGAAGCAATAGATTACATAAAATTACATCAACCTGAATTAAAAATTCTAATATTTTCTTCACAGGATGAAGAGCTGTATGGAATGCGTTATCTGAAAATGGGAGCTGGCGGCTATCTAAGTAAGCTAAGCTCCACTGAAGTCATTGAAACTGCTTTGGCGGCTATGCTCAGTAAAGGACGGTATGTCAGTGATAATATAAAGGAAGCTATTTTTTTAGAATCCTTAAATGGCACGACGAAAAAATCTCCCTTTGAAGCGCTCTCAGACCGCGAATTGCAAATTGCCAATAAGCTTGCGGAAGGTCTTCCCCTCAAAGAAATTTCTAATCAGCTGAATCTCCATTCATCGACGATCAGCACTTACAAAAACAGGTTATTTGAAAAACTGAAAATACGATCCCTACCCGAATTGGTGGACATTCTCAGGCTGTATAATCAGTAA
- a CDS encoding SIR2 family protein, translating into MKENVLILTGAGLTAGPDFFGITTLSLTKDFISYSHPDLTDDKELVKFIYNEFCYWNKLDDTKIEDNLHQINFETILQMIEELYSYVEDYERSNRFKKYQNSVKNTIFYLNKRLITQIDRVRSPKGKHLIFMFLEKFYNHLIDEISRQINPFNEQSDNKGMVSFSNFLDVAFDKNSYTRRIYTLNYDNWFNKFRDYFDGFITDVFDSNEVINNRSIDCYYNLHGCILWEVWRTAQKNKEPQERKHIQSFDPYTISREALLHSPIISGYNKLTRINSSPFLEIFHSFTSDCIKSKKVLIIGYSFSDPHVNNNLQFIDKDSKIIIVLYYDYSSLGDQASDLHRIMHEVGYIFNSQFSNYKIRSGLNHTVDSDDGKISIFINGIGQSFYDEFPKI; encoded by the coding sequence ATGAAAGAGAACGTTCTTATCCTGACAGGTGCTGGTTTAACTGCAGGGCCTGATTTTTTTGGAATTACAACATTATCCTTAACAAAAGACTTTATTTCATATAGCCATCCTGATCTTACTGATGACAAAGAATTGGTCAAATTTATCTATAACGAATTCTGCTACTGGAATAAACTGGACGACACAAAAATCGAAGATAATCTGCACCAAATCAATTTTGAAACAATTCTTCAAATGATTGAAGAATTGTATTCTTACGTTGAAGACTATGAAAGATCAAATCGATTTAAAAAATACCAGAATAGTGTAAAAAACACTATTTTCTATTTAAATAAAAGACTAATCACCCAAATAGACAGAGTTCGCAGCCCTAAAGGAAAACATTTGATTTTTATGTTTCTTGAAAAATTTTACAATCACCTTATAGATGAAATTTCAAGGCAGATAAATCCGTTCAATGAGCAGTCCGATAATAAAGGAATGGTTAGCTTCAGTAATTTTCTGGATGTAGCCTTTGACAAAAATTCTTATACAAGAAGAATTTACACACTGAATTACGATAATTGGTTCAATAAGTTTAGAGATTACTTTGATGGATTTATAACAGATGTGTTTGATTCTAATGAAGTAATTAACAACAGGTCAATTGATTGTTATTATAATCTACATGGTTGTATTTTATGGGAAGTATGGCGGACAGCTCAAAAAAATAAAGAGCCTCAAGAGCGAAAACATATTCAAAGTTTTGATCCGTATACCATTTCACGGGAGGCACTCCTCCACTCTCCGATCATTTCCGGCTATAATAAATTGACCAGAATCAATTCTAGTCCTTTTCTTGAAATTTTCCATTCTTTTACATCAGATTGTATCAAATCAAAAAAAGTATTGATCATTGGTTACAGTTTTAGCGATCCACATGTCAACAACAATCTTCAGTTCATCGATAAAGATTCAAAAATAATAATTGTCTTGTATTATGATTATTCATCGCTGGGCGATCAAGCAAGTGATTTACATCGGATAATGCATGAAGTGGGCTACATTTTTAACAGCCAATTTTCCAATTACAAAATAAGAAGCGGATTAAATCATACCGTTGATAGTGATGATGGGAAAATTTCAATTTTTATTAATGGGATAGGTCAGTCATTTTATGATGAGTTTCCAAAAATTTAG
- a CDS encoding helix-turn-helix transcriptional regulator, with product MNDDIAFIPKIKQSFPGLYENLMHVNPEITSEEFKLCALLKLNFTTKDIAEYNHISIRTVQSRKSRLRKSFGISSDTDLYKWIDTF from the coding sequence ATGAATGACGACATCGCGTTCATACCAAAAATAAAACAATCATTTCCCGGATTATATGAAAACCTCATGCATGTAAATCCGGAAATTACATCAGAAGAGTTTAAACTATGTGCTCTTCTCAAGCTGAATTTCACTACAAAAGATATTGCGGAATACAATCATATTTCAATACGTACAGTTCAGTCAAGGAAAAGCAGGCTGAGGAAATCATTTGGAATCTCTTCTGATACAGATCTTTACAAATGGATAGATACTTTCTAA